Below is a genomic region from Henckelia pumila isolate YLH828 chromosome 3, ASM3356847v2, whole genome shotgun sequence.
CATTCCAAAAACTCTACTACCAATTATTCCAGACAAACAGGAGCATATCCACTTCTGAATTTTTCATCTTAAAGCACTTGCACTTGAGCTTGCATTTTTTCCTCCAACATGAACTGTTGCACTAGATCTTGCACTTCTTCCTTGTGTTGAACCATGGATAGTGGCAGTTGCAGCTGCTTTAGAGATACCTTCTCCAGTTGCAGCGGCTCTTGCTCTAGCTCTTGAACTTGCACTAGCACTGGCACTGACACTAGCACTAGCACTGACACTTCCATGTAGATTGTCCATTGCACTGTATTGAGTATTGGCTCTTCTTCTTACCCTTGAATGACAATTTGATGCTCTGGTTGAAGATGCTTGAGGAAAGCTTTCAGCTTCCTGTGTTTCCTgccataaattttaaaaattatatacataaatacATGAACACAAGATCTATTGACAGATACCTGAGGATTTGTATTTGGAACTTGGCTTGCTGGCCTCCTTGGTGACTGTCTTGGTGCTGTAGATGACTGTGTTTCTGGGCCTTCAGTTCTTTGTCCAGCAGCTCCCTATAATTGAAAGTTTGGTCAAAATGTTTGAGAAACATTGT
It encodes:
- the LOC140893350 gene encoding uncharacterized protein, translating into MCKGAAGQRTEGPETQSSTAPRQSPRRPASQVPNTNPQETQEAESFPQASSTRASNCHSRVRRRANTQYSAMDNLHGSVSASASVSASASASSRARARAAATGEGISKAAATATIHGSTQGRSARSSATVHVGGKNASSSASALR